The following is a genomic window from Methanocella sp..
TGTCGCCGTGGTGAAATCCCTAGGCGGCCGCTTCGATCCTGAACTCGAACTCGCCGTCGGGTATGCGCTCGAACAGCGGCGTATTGGCCGCATATCGCACGAAGGTGGGCAGCTCGAACACGTCGCCCCGGCGCAGGAGCCCCAGCGTATCGCAGGGAATAACCTCCGAGGCGTCGGCCGTAATGGCATAGACGGAGAACCCGGTGGTCGGGCCCAGGCCTACAGATTCCGAGAGCTTCAGGAAGTACTGGTCCGCGTAAGACCGCAGGAATTCCTCGTCGGGAACGCTGTGCAGCTCGCTGAGACTATAAGTCGCCTGGCTCGCCAGGAACTCGGGCGAAAAGCCGGCATAGTAGCTTTCAGCGGCGTCGATGGTCGCCGGATTATCCACTGAGGCAAGAACTATATACTCCTGCCGGGGCTTTGCGGGACGGTAGAGCGGCCCGTCGCCTTCTCCGGAGACGATGCCTTCGATTATGCAGATCTCGTCCAGGTCGAAAGATTTCAAGATCGCGTCGTGCACCTGCACGAACGTCTCGCATAACAGCTTATAGCCCCGTGCCATGTTCTTCCTGGAGATGCTCGACCAGAGCGGGTCGGCACAATAGTGCCCCTCGGCCCGGCGCGTAGAAGGCTCCAGCGCGCCGTACAGGTTTTTCATGGCGCCGGTGATCAGGGCGTTGCTATGCGATTTTAGCTTGGCGATATTGATGATGGCGTCGATCTCGCCGAAGATACTGTTCACGTCCAGCGAGGCGAAATCCTCGTTCCAGGCCTTCGAAGGCGATATCTCCAAACGGTCGGAAGAGCCGTCTGTCAGCAGGTCATAGAGGGGCACGTCGCTGCCTTCCAGCAAGGACTCGCAGCCCATCTGGAGGAATACTCCCCTTGTTCCGCCGGGCCATTTCGTGCCCTCGGCGATGAACGGCCTGCCACCGTGGGATTTTATGAAGTCGCAGGCGGCCATGATGGAGAACGGGTCGGTGCAGACGTGGTTGTGGACCGTCAGGTCCGACTCCCTGGGGCCATATTTGAGCGACGGGTTCGGCGGCTGGGTAAAGTTCGGCTTGACCATCACAGTGCCGTTAAGCTCCAGCCTGTCGAGCTGGCCGTCTCTCTCCAGCGCTCGCAGCGCTTCCATTGTATTATCGTAAGCCGCCCGGCCCAGCGTGGGAGCCTCCCGGCTCACGGCAACGACGTCGAAGTTCATTGTGGTCACCGCGCTATATTGCACTTTTTCGAATAATAGTGGAAAGAGAGGTCTTCGTAGCATCGGGGGCACAGCATGCCGTAGCCCTCCAGCTCGCGCATATCGTAGAGGCACAGCGGCTGCCCGCAGACGGCGCACTTCGCGCTCTCGTCGATGTTCCGCCCGCACCTGGAGCACTTCGTGAAGCTCCCTGTCATAAGGGGTCTTTTCAATCCGATTTTATATTAATGTTGACCGCCGAAAGTACGCTATTAAATAAATGGCGCATTTGTTATCATTGGGCCCGAACTTTTATCTAAACCGCTAATTTTTTATTAAGAGTATATACCGCGCCGTGTATAACGCAGGCAACGTATTTCGAAGTTGTTGAACGTTGAAAGTTTTATGGACGCCAGAGGATTCTTATTCACTTGCCTGGCATTGATCACCGGCAGTATCGTGCTCTTGCCCATGTCCGCCCACTTCGGGATATCGGGCAGCACAGCATCGATTCTCGCTTCGCTCTCGTTGCTGGGAGGCATCGGGGCGGCGTTCCTGACTGCGCATAAGGAGATGGAATCGGCAGGCGATGCCCGACGTAAGGCACCATAGGCCCGTCAAAAATGTCGTACAGGATTAAGGCATAGTGCCACGATTCACATCGGGGATGATAAAAACATGGTGGCAGTCATCTAGTATTTTTTAAAAAACCCTGGTTAGATTACATGGCAGTCGTCTGGCAGGCCCCCAGAGAATAACGCCAGGATGGCCGGATGCCCGGGCCCCGAAGCACTATGCGATATCCCTGGACGTATCGATTGTAATGCGGTCGGTCACGCGGAACTTGATAAAGTCGGTGATGGGGCTCATGCCCCGGATCTTGGGCAGGGTCAGCTTATTGATGATCTTATCGCCCTTCCGCTCCAGGTCGATGTCGAATATCACATCGCACCAGTACTGGACGCGGTTTTCCACAGACTCGTGGTGTATGCCTTTTATCATCATAAGGTAGCAGATGCTATTGCCGTCGTTGATGATATCGTAGATCTTATCCAGGATAGGCTTAAGCGTGTCACTTTCGATGCCCACCTCCAGCAAAAAGCTAAAGCTGTCGAAGATTATTGTAAAATTTTTCTCATTCCGGATCTTCAGGGAATCCAGCCACTCATTAATATACTGCACGAGCTTTTTCGAAGCCCATTGCCGGTCCGGAGTATCGTGCAGTATCTTATGATAATACTCGTCGTGGAGGTCGATGAATTCAACGTTGTTCGATTCGAAGTCGAGCTCCATCATGTGCCGCTTTATATACCGCGGGTTCTTGTGCGTCGTAATGTAATAGGTCTTACGGGGAATCGTCAGCTCGAAGAGAAAGACTTCCGGCATTGACTTAGGGTTTGCGGAAAAATAGACAAGAGCACCGCTAGGCAGGCCCCCGTTCAGATTTCGGTCCAGTATGTCGACTCCGGTGGGAAGCCTCGCTATTTCGACGGCGGGCTCGTTTCCAGAGGGATTACTAGCCACCCGGTCTCCCATAGTTTCAGGTATAATACTCACCCATTTTTTCGGAGACTATATGAATAGCGCGAACATCACATATGCGATGATCATCATTACGATAGCGTATTTCAAGCCTGACATTACTCTTCCTTCGCCCATCACTCCAGCGAGTATTCCGGCGAATAATCCTTGAATTATGGCCGCATGGAAGAACAGGCGGTAATAGTCAGCAGGATTAAAAGTCGATATAAAGGTTGCGCCGGAGCCATAGGAGGAGCCCTGTGTGGCCGCGGCGTTGGTATTACCCGCGGTGGCCATGACCGGTATGAAGCTGGACGAGAGCGTGTAGACGCAGTAGATAAACACGCAGAACGACATGAAGATGATGACCACGTAAATGAGCATGCCGTCCGAACGCTCTTTTTTAATCTGCTCGCCCATTTTGGCATCGTTGGCCGCCACGTTCAGGACATCGCGTATATCGCCGCTCGACTCCGCGGCCTTCGTGATAAGGGTGATAACCCGTGTTGCGAGGGATGTGTTCAGGGAGTTCGCGAACATCTTGAGGGCCGTGTTCACGTCCGTGCCCCACGAGACGTTCCGGTTGATCTTCTGGACCTCCTTGCTGATAGTCCCGAAGTTCGAGTTGCTTATGAGAGCGATCGACTGCGTCAGAGTCATGCCCGTCTCGTTCGTCGACGCCAGCTTCTTCAGGAAGTCGGGCATCTCCGCCGAGATCTTCCGCTCCCGCCTGCTCTTTGTTTCAAAGAAGAGTGAAAGCGGTATCATAATGATAAGGATGACGAATATGATTATATCATCGAAGTACCCTATGAGGGGGCCAAAGAGAATGAACGGGTCTCCCGAGTTCGCCGCCTTAGTGTGCTGAAGTTGCGCTGTGTCCGTTATCGCCTGGGAGAGATTTCCGGAGGTCAGCAAAATGTATACGATGATAAAGAGGACCGCGACCGGCACGCTGATCACCAGCGAAAGCATGGGCTTTTCCAGGATGGGCCCGATCGGGTTCGCCATGAACTCCTTGAACTTCAGGTTTTTCTTTCCAGTCTTCATCTTCTCGATCATTTTATGATCTTCTGCGGGGCGCCCGGAATCTTCGGCCGGCACCTTATCATAGACGTTGGTTCTCACGATCTCGAACTTATTCGCCGCCTCTTCCTCGCCGGGCGTGAGCATGCTGATCAGGACGATGAACATGACGGAGCCCAGCGGGAGCATACCGTAGATGATCACGTATAATAGCGTGGGGCTGCCGCCGTTCATGATGGTCATGACCGACGACATGATGATGATGAAGAGCGGCCCGGCGACGAATCCCGTCACATAGGACTCAGCGATCAGCCCGAGTATCTCGAGGAAGGATTTCTGGTCCTGCAGCAGACGCTGCTGGTACTGGTCCGTCTTGCCCAGCAGGTACACCGTCACGTTGCCGCCCGCGTCGATGACCGACAGCAGATTCGTCAGCAAGTCCTGGAGCATATCCGAGGACGTCTGGTTGACACAATTAATAATGGCCGTCCGGAGGTCGCTGCCGAAGTAGTCCATGTCGCGTATGATAATGCCTATCTCGCGGGATATTTCGCCGTACGTGCTCTCGGCCGCGTTCAGCGCCCGCAGAATGCTGATGATATCCATGCCGCCCTTGGAGAGGGCGTACATGAACGTCACGGCGTAAGGTATCTGCTTGTTGATCTTGGACTTTCGATCGCTGGCGTTGATGGACGGGATGAGCATGATGACCGTATACGTGATGTAATATCCGAACACGGCCATGATGGACATGCCGAGGAAAATGACGATTATATCGGTGAAGGGCGTGATCCAGGCCAGCGATTCAGGCATATGGATATTGGTGAAGTTGCCATTTTTATTGATAATGCCGAGGATAAGGAACGCGATGACGACCCCGAGCAGCGCCCCGACAAACCCGACGATCATCGACACGAGATATGCCACAGAGGCGTAGATCTCGTAAGGCTGGTTCATATGGGCCTGGCGGAGCTGCTTCTGGAGAGAGTAAAAACGTTCTTTGTGCTTGCGCACTTCTCCGCCGAATATGACGTGAGCTATCGTGCTGAATTCGTCCATGCCGACCGCCTATTCCTTAATGCCCAGCTTCTCCAGCACACGGTCCGGCTTGACGGAGTAGGCGTGGATGATCGCGGCTATCTGCTTGAACTCGCGCACGTTGTTGTTCAGCATATACTCGATCACTCTCTGTCTACGTCCCAGCTCGTTATTCAATTCACGCTTACTCCAGGCACGGCGCTGTGCGATCTCCGTCAGCACACGCGAGTCGCCGATACGGTCGAACTTATCCGTGGACGAGTTCCAGACAAAGATATCGTTCGTCCGGATGTTCCTGGTATTCGGGTCGATGTCGTTGATCTCGACGAGCTTCATGTTACGCCTGACACGCTTGTTCTTCAGGTATGTCTGAGCCTGGATGCTGATGATGTCGAGCGCCGTGATCATCGTCCTGGGGACGCTGATGGGCGGGTTCTCCAGCCGGTGGATGGCGGACTCGACTGAGTCGGCGTGCATGGTCGAGAATGTAGTGTGGCCCGTCGACATGGCCTGGAATAAGGTCAGCGCTTCCTTACCACGGACTTCGCCGACCAGCAGGTATTCGGGCCTTTGCCGCAGCGCCGCCTTTAGCAGGTCGAATATTTCGATGGCACCCTTCCCGTCTGCGGCGAAGGAGTCCCGGGTCAGGCCGGGTATCCAGTTCATGTGCGGTAATTTTAACTCACGGGTATCTTCCAGCGAGATGACTTTCGCCTTGGGCGGTATGAACAGGGAGACGGCGTTCAGCGACGACGTCTTGCCGGATGCCGTGCCGCCCGAGAAGATGAGCGACTTGTTGTTCTCGATACACAGCCACAGATAGGCCATCTCTTCGCTCGAGAAGGTGTTCCAGGCGACCAGGTCGATGGGCGTTATGGGCACTTCCTTGAACTTACGGATGGTGAAGGTGCTGCCGCGGGTCGTGACTTCCTTGCCCAGCGTCATCTGGATACGGGAGCCGTCGGGCATCGTCGCATCTACCATGGGCTCGGCGATGGAGATGTGCTTGCCGCACCTCTGTGCCAGCCGGATGACGTACGAGTCGAGCGGCTTCTCGCCATACACGATGTTAGTCATGATGTTCTCGTAGTTCTTATGGTAAAGGAAGATGGGCGTGTCGAAGCCGTTGTTCGAGATATCCTCGATGAAGTTGTCGTGCATGATGGGGTTGATCTTGCCGAACTCGAGATAGTCCCTGTCAATGTAATACATGATCTTATAGTACGACTTGGTATCGATCTTCCCGATGTAATCGTTGATGATCTGCGTGGTCTTATCCTTGAGCAGCTCTTTCTTATCGGTTTTCGCGTCCAGGTTCTCGATCATGAGGACGTCCTGGAGCCGGTCATAAACCTCGACGAGCAGTTCCTTTTCAAATACTGTCAGGGACGGCTCACATACATAATAGAGATAGTTGTTCGTTCCCTCGTTGTAGAGGATGACGACGAACGCGTACGGCTCATCGACCCAGTAGCGCTCGACCTCCTCATAGCCATTGACGCCCGGGAACGAGGCCATTGTGCCATGCTTTTCGACGTCGTAAGGCTCGAAGACGATCTTCTGGCGGACATTTTTCTTTTTATCCTTTTTATCCTT
Proteins encoded in this region:
- a CDS encoding DUF362 domain-containing protein, producing MNFDVVAVSREAPTLGRAAYDNTMEALRALERDGQLDRLELNGTVMVKPNFTQPPNPSLKYGPRESDLTVHNHVCTDPFSIMAACDFIKSHGGRPFIAEGTKWPGGTRGVFLQMGCESLLEGSDVPLYDLLTDGSSDRLEISPSKAWNEDFASLDVNSIFGEIDAIINIAKLKSHSNALITGAMKNLYGALEPSTRRAEGHYCADPLWSSISRKNMARGYKLLCETFVQVHDAILKSFDLDEICIIEGIVSGEGDGPLYRPAKPRQEYIVLASVDNPATIDAAESYYAGFSPEFLASQATYSLSELHSVPDEEFLRSYADQYFLKLSESVGLGPTTGFSVYAITADASEVIPCDTLGLLRRGDVFELPTFVRYAANTPLFERIPDGEFEFRIEAAA
- a CDS encoding RAD55 family ATPase → MGDRVASNPSGNEPAVEIARLPTGVDILDRNLNGGLPSGALVYFSANPKSMPEVFLFELTIPRKTYYITTHKNPRYIKRHMMELDFESNNVEFIDLHDEYYHKILHDTPDRQWASKKLVQYINEWLDSLKIRNEKNFTIIFDSFSFLLEVGIESDTLKPILDKIYDIINDGNSICYLMMIKGIHHESVENRVQYWCDVIFDIDLERKGDKIINKLTLPKIRGMSPITDFIKFRVTDRITIDTSRDIA
- a CDS encoding type II secretion system F family protein is translated as MDEFSTIAHVIFGGEVRKHKERFYSLQKQLRQAHMNQPYEIYASVAYLVSMIVGFVGALLGVVIAFLILGIINKNGNFTNIHMPESLAWITPFTDIIVIFLGMSIMAVFGYYITYTVIMLIPSINASDRKSKINKQIPYAVTFMYALSKGGMDIISILRALNAAESTYGEISREIGIIIRDMDYFGSDLRTAIINCVNQTSSDMLQDLLTNLLSVIDAGGNVTVYLLGKTDQYQQRLLQDQKSFLEILGLIAESYVTGFVAGPLFIIIMSSVMTIMNGGSPTLLYVIIYGMLPLGSVMFIVLISMLTPGEEEAANKFEIVRTNVYDKVPAEDSGRPAEDHKMIEKMKTGKKNLKFKEFMANPIGPILEKPMLSLVISVPVAVLFIIVYILLTSGNLSQAITDTAQLQHTKAANSGDPFILFGPLIGYFDDIIIFVILIIMIPLSLFFETKSRRERKISAEMPDFLKKLASTNETGMTLTQSIALISNSNFGTISKEVQKINRNVSWGTDVNTALKMFANSLNTSLATRVITLITKAAESSGDIRDVLNVAANDAKMGEQIKKERSDGMLIYVVIIFMSFCVFIYCVYTLSSSFIPVMATAGNTNAAATQGSSYGSGATFISTFNPADYYRLFFHAAIIQGLFAGILAGVMGEGRVMSGLKYAIVMMIIAYVMFALFI
- a CDS encoding type II/IV secretion system ATPase subunit, producing the protein MKKKVYNKENEAGTPEQPPAEKMADESSIAGYHGVDSDMSPPKEESPIDTHDERISRLFRSVPTATTTPGLNTPASPEPAAVPVPEKAKETEADDMPLNNILDNVGKVSAESVPVVPIATEPQAESPEVRTAMPSGLEAATLATAHHSLENDDELLQELTTIIKPGAEIAKDAEEEKAGKGKDKKDKKKNVRQKIVFEPYDVEKHGTMASFPGVNGYEEVERYWVDEPYAFVVILYNEGTNNYLYYVCEPSLTVFEKELLVEVYDRLQDVLMIENLDAKTDKKELLKDKTTQIINDYIGKIDTKSYYKIMYYIDRDYLEFGKINPIMHDNFIEDISNNGFDTPIFLYHKNYENIMTNIVYGEKPLDSYVIRLAQRCGKHISIAEPMVDATMPDGSRIQMTLGKEVTTRGSTFTIRKFKEVPITPIDLVAWNTFSSEEMAYLWLCIENNKSLIFSGGTASGKTSSLNAVSLFIPPKAKVISLEDTRELKLPHMNWIPGLTRDSFAADGKGAIEIFDLLKAALRQRPEYLLVGEVRGKEALTLFQAMSTGHTTFSTMHADSVESAIHRLENPPISVPRTMITALDIISIQAQTYLKNKRVRRNMKLVEINDIDPNTRNIRTNDIFVWNSSTDKFDRIGDSRVLTEIAQRRAWSKRELNNELGRRQRVIEYMLNNNVREFKQIAAIIHAYSVKPDRVLEKLGIKE